Part of the Lycium ferocissimum isolate CSIRO_LF1 chromosome 6, AGI_CSIRO_Lferr_CH_V1, whole genome shotgun sequence genome, ACTAAAAATTAGAAATTATCAGTAATTGAGTGACCAAAAGTGCTATTAACTCAAGAGAAATCAGCTTTTCTATGAGATTAGATACTACAACATTCACCTTCACTAAATTGATTATGCttcaaagatttaaaaaaaaaaaaaaaaaaacttcaagcATCATTTTGTCCTAAAGAAATAAGGGAAGTGAAGAAGCCATAGCAAAATACTAGATAGCATGACAAAGCTTATTAAAAAAGAGGAATAGTAACTACAACAGAATTATATtataatcaaagtacaagaaacaacagataGTAACAGCAATCGAAGAACAAAAAACTACAAGAATGACAATACGactattagtatggaaatataaGCGAGACAACGCTCAACTACCTACAATGATTCACTAAATTGATTATGCTTCATaattggaattaaaaaaaaaaaaaggttctttCCATATGTGAAAAATAATTAGGGAAAAAAGGATAATGGTGAAGATTATATGACAAGCCCAAACTCATAGATAATAACGAACACAGACACTCAAATCAACACAACTTCAACAATTAAACATAAATCTACAATTACAATACGGAAAatgaagattaaaaaaaaaaaattacatatcaTTGCAATTATCAAAACTTTCGATCAGATCCTCAACAATAAAGTTTATTTGTAGAAACAATTCGACCCGAAATtgtaaaaaattacaaaatagtACCGGAGATTGAAGAAATTGGGATAACTTGGTGTGCACGACTAAATCGTGAAATGGCTGTTTGTTTACTCTTTATTTAACAGCGATGGAGTTGAGGCTAAGACTGGGATTAAACTGTTAattatgaattatgatgattagtATTTAGTAGTGGTAAACTATGTATCTGATTTGACTTTGATTAACTAGTGAGCGGTTTACATACATTTATGCTAAATTACGGAGACACCCAAAAGGAAGAATAACGATGCTACTTTATACAAGGGGTTTCTTTGGTAATTTCAACGACGATaggcctttttcttttctttttttgttttctcttcaAAAACTTAAGTTGGAAGGACAATTATTACTCTCTccgattcaaaataagtgttcatTTAGCCTTTtgcacaccctttaagaaaatatttttagaaaaaaaattggtgttttgactaaactatacttaattaaatactacttaatcaatatagtttcttgattaCATAAAAACTCACTTATCTAAGAAGTggtaaatttgaaagaaaataattaattacttcttgattatgtaagtggatgctttttgaaccaaaataaaaaggctaagtgaacacttattttgaacattTTTTTCTTATAACTGTGGTGTCTGGATAGATTTATACGCCTCTTTCAATTGATGGATATCATGATAGGTAACAAATAACTCTAGAATTAATCAGGTAGGAAGAAATTTTAGATCAATCCAGTTAATGAGTTAATATGTTAATTCATTTTAGTATTGAGCAAGTGATGGAATATTATAAAGAGCTAATAAATAAAAGTCCCTGGTACTGACTGTTTGCAACTTTCTTTCATACCTAAATTATGAGTGTTATTATTATTGCTCCTTGAACTACTTGTCTGGAGTACAATATATTCTCTATGTACATACGCAGTTACTATCGCGGTGAGCCTCATTGAATGTAAAATTGCATAGTCTTAAGCCGAATTATTCTTGGGTGACTAATCCTGTCTTTATATTGGTTATACATATACCACCGTACTAGTATAAAATTCCATCATAATTTTCAATTTCCTCGTTCCTACTTTCAAATTTAACCCTatgttatttaaaatttataggCCGACTAATATGGATTCACACTAGATTGTAGACAAAGGTTCCGAAGAGCTccatgtcttaaaaaaaaataaaaaaaaaaattcattccCTTAGTTCGAATATGATACATCTAATTAAAGGTGAAGGAATTACAACCATCTCACCATCTCATTGCACCACTCCATGATGACTCATGGAATTTTCAATCAATACATTCATACCTACTCTACAAGTCCACTTAAAATTAATTCGACACATAATTACCAGTCAATTATTTGTAATTTGTAAACAGTCAAGGACTCGTGTTTAACCACACTATAGAGGGGAACCAGACCTTGACATTTTAAGGTACTTATAGAGAGCATCACTTTGACATCCAACAGAGCTACAAAATAAGActttgaaggaagaaaagagtTCTCACAAATATGCAAGAACTTCAAAATTATGCTCCAAGATTATTGCTTCCTTAACGAGAGCGAAAAACTGCTAGAACCTAAAGCCTCAACTGTTACCAATAATCATGTAAGAACTAGCCTAAGCAAATGAGCAACCAGCAACGCTACAAGAAAATTTCCCCCTgcaatttcaaaatattcagCATTTGTATCTCAACTTTTCAAGTAGAGAACTAGAGGTTATAGTCACAGGAATAAGTTTTTAAACACAGAAAGCAGACGATTATATAATAACCACACAGCCACAAATGCAGCGTTTTCAAAGGAACTGTtgaaatccaattttttttgggtGCGCTCGGCACTGAATGAATTCAGCTTCAGTCTTGAAGAACAATGTAAGACATTTATGACAAGAATCACATGAGAAGGTTGGAATCACATGAGAAGGTTGGAATCTATAACAAAGTATTCCAACCATGAATTTAGAATGGTTCATCTTCCAGTCATCCAAAGTAATCTACTGGTCTCAGTGGAAGACTCTTccaaacaatccatactttCAAGGTTTCACACCGTTAATAGCTGGAGCGAGACCTCTGGTATTCTTCACATATGCCACATATTCATTGTACTGCAGAGTAAATAATGTGCTCTGGTATCGAGTTAAACGGATTCGCTTCCTTAGTGATTCTGTTATAGGTCCATTATAACCTGCTTTACGAATCAACGAATCAATTGCTTCTATAACGGTCCAACCTGGAGACATGATTCAGAGAGTTCATCTTGCAGCTCAACAAGTTTGACAAGTGCCAGAAAATCTTAAACAGATAAGATGCACAACATTATTTGCCGGTGATAGGGAAGGGAGAAGAAAATTACCTTCATGAGCCGCCACCTCAGGTAGGTATGTGGCATTTCTCCTAGTGTGATAGTCAGGGTCAGTAAATTCAATAATTATCCCATGCTTTCCCACCTgaacaaacccacattaaattCCAGAGAATAAGATACTAGTAAAGCCATCCAACAAGAGAGAAACagttgttggaagaaagaaatgcaggTAGACAATATTTCTCATATGATTATGCCAAATATAATGAGGTTTTATGCAATGATGAATCATGACACCTCACCCATGCACAAAAGCATACATAAGCCAAGTCtgatgattttaaaaaaaccaaTAGGAGCTTTCGAAAATGTAAAACGACTACTGACATTTGATTTCAGAATCTGGATTCACACTAGGGAGCAAATGGGGAAAAGACAACTTTGACCTAAGCTTCACATTACATGTCTGCTGAGTTTTATACAAGTCCAAAGGCATATTTGACGTCATGCTTGTGTAACAAATTTTTTAGAGAACCAAGATATCCAAACAAAACTAAGCTCCACCATCTCATCCAGGTACAGTATAATGTCTTAGAAACTAAATAATGCATGCAATGTTTCAACAGCAATCTTGAGAGAGAAATTTATCagtctaatttatttttttataaccgtGATGTCCAGGCCAGCTTGCTCGCACTTCGACTAATTCCACTgggtacctgctacctcccactaGCACAGATACCaagtaactctgtccaccaaagGCTTGGACAAATGAGAAGAAGTCACCTAGCGTTTTTGCTTCCGTTGGATTTCGAACCTGAGAACTCATGGTTCTGAATCCaattcattgaccactaggccacatcTTGGGTGCTGAAATTTATCAGTCTAAGTTATGGCAGCATTTGCTTcttatttgaaatattttggtGCTCATGAATTTACTCCACGAAGCCATGACACAATCACAAAAGCTATATTTCAAGCATACAAGCATGAATATTTCCTCCATGACTTACGAATAAGAAATTTAGAGCAAGTTCGAAAGTAGTACCTCCCAGTCAAGGTAGTTAGCTGCAGTTTCATAATTAGCGAGAATTGAAACTGTACATTGTAAAGTAGGTAATTCTTTAGCCTGTATTGGGGGAAAACGACGGTCCCTGAGAGCACTGCAAATGAGTTTAAATGGCAGAGTAAACACGGTAGTGTCATAAAATATAAGACGTAAGCTTTTATGTATGCAGgaaaaaacttcaagaaaacaaaagccGCAAGTGATTAATCACCCAAGAGCATGGCAAATTTAAGGTTTCTAAACAAATAAGCAGAAGGAGAAGCAAGGGtataacatcatttgtattcAAACAGTAAAATCTGAAGAGATTAAAGTGCAAAGAACTCAAGATTTAACTGTACATAAACCAGATATCTGCAATCCAAAAAATGCTTCtcaaattgattagccaaacaTAAACTGTTAAGCtgttttttgaaaagcacttctCAAAATAAACTGATTTTAGAAGTTTGGCCAAACCGGCTACGAATCATGAACGAAGTACCATACCCGTCTGCAAATAGAATGCTTTCAGGTGCCTAAGAAGCATCCAATCAattgaatataaaaaaaagtatcTAATGTACCCTAGTCTAATAAATAATCTAATCCTTGAAAACAGTTTTGCCAATAATTATCAGCTTTCATGCAAGAAATAATATTGTGACATAATGAAGCTAAACTATCTTaatctaaatttttttctttttttgatgacatgggaacccgccgCGCTACCTTGGTGCGCTTGTGCGCAACGTAAAAACCAGCTCTGTGCAATAGCTCACAAACCACAcgggagagataacccgcactaggcaagcccgtTGCGAcaagctcgacccagaaggcaaatcccctgctgtcgtaggcagggggtttcgaacttgaaacctccattatgaaagctcCATGCTCGACCAACTGAGCCATCCTTGAGGGTAACTATCTTAATCTAATTTCTCCCTATTAGCcaataaacatgaaataaaatcgCAAAAACTAAAAAGACAATACTTCAAGTATAAGAACTTTACTCGTAATTTACCTTGTTAGAGCATAATCCCTAAAACCAGTAATAATGCAGCGAGCTTCCAGAGTGCCGATGCATCCTCTCAAACGAGGCTCCCCGCCATTCACCACTTTCTTCCAAGTCACAAACAACGGGCTGAAATGCAGTTTCAGCCACATGAGAGCAAAAcatccaaaattttattttgcatttgTTTGGCATTTCATGCGTAACAGAGGAAAGATTAAGAATGATGTTAGCATTTGGTTAGCTTACAAAAAGGGACACTAAAAAAGCCTTAACCCTGTCCAAAACTGATAAACAGATGAGCTTTCCAACTTAGCAAAACTATACTTCAAACATTTTTCATGAGCACGAAATAAAGAGACAGTCAATGGAACTAGTTTGTGGCCACAAATCTTCACTTGATGAAGGAAAATATGTTACAAGGAAGACTAATGATTACAAAGGAAGCTTCCAATGTGTAAAAAGGAAGTTCCCTACATAAAAACCCAATTTGAATAACATTAGATGTGAAGTGAAAGACAATGGTCAAAAGACTATGACAATCTAACACTTATAAAGAGTGAGAAGTGAGGCAATTGGAATgaaaaaaagctaaaaatcATGTCTTTTTTATCAGTAAAAGTTAAAAATCAAATCTTGAGAGCACATCATTTCCAGTTGGCACTAAAGAACAAACGAACGGCGTAATTTTCCAGATTCAAAAATACAAAAGGATTGAAATAGCATAGACCATTCCCATTCCAAGGCCTCAGCACCATGCAACCAAGAAAATAAACTGTTCCACAAAAAAACACTAAAGTAAGTAACTTGTACAAAACAATCTAACTCATTCCAATCTAAAAACAGAGAAATTTCACATCTCCATGAGGAAAGTTACACATTTCCCACACATTGAGtggcaattagtgtttggctaagtttttaaaaaatgtttcttagtatattttctcaaaagtactttttctaGCTTTGGCTACTCCCCAaagacttattttctcccaaaagctcgGCTAAACACCTCAATTAGCCTATATGTCACAAAAAGGTAAACAtaagcagcaacaacaacaataacaactacgcctcagtcccaaacaagttgaGATCGGCCATATGAATCCTTACTTACACATAGCATGCACATAAACATTCAAAAGAAAAACCCCATGtacaataaaaacaaaaaagatacaAATTTGCAAGAAAATAGATGTTGGTATCCCTAATTTaagctaaaaataaaaaaataaaaaaataaaaaaaagagaaaaatagcaTACTGTTCACCCTCATCAAAAGCAGGTGGTGGAGGTTGTTCCTTATTGTAGTGAGCTACCAATGTATCAAAACAGTACACAACCATTTCCTTATTTGCAGaaaccatctttttttttttttctttccctaaTTAAATTTCAATCAAAAAAGAATCGATCTTTTAATAACCAATGGATCAATTTGAATCAAATTAACAATTCTGAAACTAAgggttttcccttttttctatgtattttcTTTCTTGACAAATCCTAAGCAGAATAAAAGCAAAGACAGAGCCTTTTGagtattcttcttcttttcttttttcccc contains:
- the LOC132059225 gene encoding uncharacterized protein At2g38710, whose protein sequence is MVSANKEMVVYCFDTLVAHYNKEQPPPPAFDEGEHPLFVTWKKVVNGGEPRLRGCIGTLEARCIITGFRDYALTSALRDRRFPPIQAKELPTLQCTVSILANYETAANYLDWEVGKHGIIIEFTDPDYHTRRNATYLPEVAAHEGWTVIEAIDSLIRKAGYNGPITESLRKRIRLTRYQSTLFTLQYNEYVAYVKNTRGLAPAINGVKP